CGCGAGTGCCACGATAGTAGGGGCACCGGGGTGAAACGGTGAAAGACTGGCCTGTGGAGCGTCGTCGAGGCGTTGTCGAGCCCGACGCTTGCCTGCCTACAGCCCACACCGACGGCGTCGCCGCGTCGTTACATCCGTTGTCCCGGCCGTTGATACTCGGGTGTGTCTGAACCCTCACGTATTCTTGGGGCCATGCGCTCAGACAGGCACGGCAAGCTATACCCCTTGGCCATGTTCGGAATCGTCAGCATCCTGGCCGGATTGCTGGCGGCCGGATTCGTCGTGCCCGTCGCCGCTCTGGCTGGTGGCGGCTTGAAGATGGTGGCTGACAGCATGGAGGAACTGCCTGCGGAATTGATGAGCACCCCGCAGGCCCAGAAGTCCCACATCCTCATGGCGGATGGGTCGGTGTTGGCCACCTTCTACGACGAGAACCGTGAGTACGTCCCGTTGTCGAAGATCTCCAAGCAGATGCAGACCGCCCAGGTGGCCATTGAGGACAACCGCTTCTTCTCCCACGGTGCGATCGACCTCAAGGGCACCTCCCGTGCTTTCGTGACGAATGTTGCTGGATCGGCTCGTCAGGGCGGTTCAACCCTGACCCAGCAGTACGTGAAGCAGATCCGCATCGAGGCTGCCGTCGCGGCTGGCAATGAGGCGGGCGTGCAAGCTGCCCAGGAGCCGACGATCACCCGAAAAGTGCAGGAGTTGCGCTACGCGGTGGCGATGGAGAAGAAGCTGTCCAAGGAACAGATCCTGGAGCGTTATCTCAACATCGCCTACTACGGTGACGGCGCATATGGCGTCGAGGCTGCGGCCCGTCACTACTTTGGGACGACGGCGGCCAACCTCGATCTCCCACAGTCAGCGATGCTTGCTGGCCTGGTGCAGAACCCGGTCGCCTACGACCCGGTGAACCATCCTGAGGCCGCCATGAACCGCCGAAACATCGTGTTGGGCCGCATGGCTCAGCTCAACCTCATCAGTACTGACGAGGCTCGCAAGGCCGAAGCGGTCGTCTTCGACAAGTCGAAGGTCGTCTACCCGAAGAATGGCTGCATCTCCTCGAAGTACCCCTTCATCTGTGACTACGCCTACCGCACGCTGCTCACGATGCCCAGCCTGGGCAAGAACCCCTCCGAGCGGGCCAAGATGGTCAAGCGTGGCGGTCTGACGATTCAGACCAGTATCGACCCGAAGGTCCAGGACGCTGCTCAGAAGGCTGTCTCGGATGTCGTCGGTCCCAGGGATCCCGTCCTCGCCGGGACTGCGATCGTCCAGCCTGGCACCGGCTTGCTCATGGCCATGGCGCAGTCACGGCCTGTCATGGGCGCGAAGTCCGGACAGACCTATTACAACTATCTGGTTCCCGCTTCGATGGGCGGCGCCACGGGTTTCCAGGCAGGATCAACCTTCAAGGCCTTCACGATGGCGGCGGCCCTCGCGAAGGGAATACCCATCAGCAAGCACTACACGGCCTCGTCCCCCATGGATTTCACCGGGGAGAAGTTCACCAACTGCAAGGGCACCTTCAAGTCCGGTCCCTTCCGGGTGCGCAACTCGACTGGTCACTCGTGGAACATCGGTCTGCGTGAGGCTGCGGCATGGTCGGTGAACACCTACTTCGTCCAGTTGGAGCAGGACGTCGGCATGTGTGAGGTCACCAAGATGGCCAAGAACTCCGGGGTCAAACTCTCCAGCGGCAAGGACGTGGTGACGACCTTCCAGAACGTTCCGTCGTTCACCCTCGGTACCGCGTTCGTGTCGCCGCTGTCGATGGCATCGGCCTACGCAACCTTTGCGTCGCGCGGTGTCCAGTGCGATCCGATCATCCTCAAGTCGGTCAAGAGTCGTAATGGTTCTGCCATCAAGGTGCCGACCGGCAACTGCAAGCGGGTCATGTCACAGAAGGTCGCCGACGGCGTCAACTCCGTGCTCTCCGATGTGATGGATGCCACCGGTAGACATGCCACGATCCCAGGTGGTTTCCCACAAGCGGGCAAGACCGGTACGACCGACGACCACGAGGCTGCCTGGTTCGACGGCTACACCCCGCACGCCGCTGGTGTGGCCATGGTCGCGGCTGACCTCGGCAACCCCTACTTCCGTGGTGACAAGGCGCGGTCCATCAAGGGAATCCGGACATCAACCGGGGTCCACCTCAATGGTTCCGGTGGCAGTGACGCCGGAAAGATTTACCGGGCTGCCATGGCAGGTGCCCTCAAGGACAAACCCCCGACGAAGTTCCACTCACCGACTGCTGAGCTTCGCTACGGCAAGCTCGTGGCGATCCCGAACACGGACGGCATGAGCTATTCCGAGGCCAAGGAAGCTATCCGCAAGGCTGGGTTCCGGACGAGGATGTGGCATGTCTGGGACGACACCGAACCGGGGACTTATCTCGGTTCGGATCCAGACGACAAGGCCCGTTCCGGAGAGACCATCGCCCTCAAGGTGTCGAAGGGGCCCGAGCCCGAGCCTGAGCGGACTTTCGCTCCGCGGTCACGGTCACAGGATCAGCCGGGCACCCCCGACAGCAACCCGCCTGGCAGTCAGGTGAATCCGCCTGACGCCCAGAACCCCTCTGGAGCTCAGAACCCTCCTGGAGCTCAGAACCCACCCCGCCCCAAACCAGGACCCCGACGTGGCGGCGACCAGCAGAATCCACCTGGTCTGACGAGGCCACGCTGACATGAAGACGTGGGTGAAAGCAGCCGCCGGGATGGTTGGCCTCGGCCTGTCTGGCCTGACCTATGGTGTCGTTGAGGCCCATCGTTTCGTGGTGCGCCATCTCGAGGTGCCGGTACTCAAGCCAGGCAGCTCACTGCTTCGGGTGCTCCACGTCTCCGACTTCCACGCGCTGGCTCGTCAGAAGGACAAACGCCAGTTCATCCGTGGGCTGGCTGACCTCGAGCCGGACCTCGTCATCGACACTGGGGACAATTTCTGCTCGGCTGACTCCCTACAGCCTCTCCTCGATGACATGGCCGGACTCTTGGAGCGTCCGGGCGCATTCGTGTTCGGATCGAATGACTACTTGGCGCCATCCTTCACGAACCCGTTCACGTATCTGTTACGGGGGCGTTCGCGCGCACCGGAGAAGCCCGTACCAGAACTCCCCCACGAGCAGTTGAGGCAGGCGTTCACGTCGGCGGGGTGGTTGGACCTCAACGACAAGTCGGGGACCTTGGAGGTGGAGGGCCATCGTCTGGCTTTCCGCGGTACTGACGATGCCCATCATCACCGCGACCATTACGAGAAGGTCGCGGGACCTGCCGATGGTGAGGCGAGCCTCAATATCGGCGTCACCCATGCGCCGTACCTCAAGATCCTTGACGCCATGATCGGTGACGGCATGGACATCGTGTTCGCGGGCCACACCCATGGCGGACAGGTGTGCCTTCCCGTCAAGGGAGCCATCATCACCAATTGTGATCTCGACACAGACCGCGTCAAGGGATTGTCACAACACAGCAGCGGCGGGCGCACCGGATGGCTTCATGTCTCGGCCGGAGTGGGGTCCTCTCCTTACGCCCCATACCGGACATTCTGCCGACCGGAAGTGACTCTCCTGACCCTCGTACCACGGTCCTGACGGTCAGCTCGTGGTGCCCCACGGTCAAGTCCGCACACAGGGGGCAGCGATCTTGTGCCGGTTCACAACCGTGGACCGCCACGGCACACTCATCGGTAGCGGGACGTGCGCGGACTATTACCGTTCGCGACTGAATCCCAGTTTGGGATTCGACTTGGTATCATGGTCACGTGACGACACAGATTGCAGTGCGGCTTCCTGACGAGCTCGTCAGATTCTTGGATCAGAGTGTCGCCGATGGCATCGTCACGAGTCGGGCGGAGATGGTGAGTCGGGCCGTTGAGCGCGAGATGCGACACCAGGCGGCTGTTGCAGATGCCGCGATTCTTACCACCGACGGCCCCCGAGACGACCTCGACGAGTTAGTCGCATGGGCCGCCACCAACGCATTTCTTGAGGACTGACGTGCGCGAAATCTGCCTGGCCAAGCTGGACAAAACCCGGCCGGTACTCGTCCTCACACGCGAAGCGGCACGAGGTGCGATGACCAAGGTGACAGTCGCGCCCATCACGTCAACGCTGAAGGGCTTGTCGAGCGAGGTACCACTGGACACCCGCAATGGAGTCGACCATGCATGTGCGGCGTCCCTCGACAACGTGATGACGATTCCGGTATCCCTCCTAGGGCGCACCGTCGGCTTCCTTCGCCCTGAGCAGGAGCATGACTTGGCCGTGGCGATGGTTCTTGCCTACGACTTGGAGATCTCCATTCTTGGCAATTGACGGGGAGCCACAGGCTCGACCCACGCGGGGACTACAGGTGAGACTGGTCACAGCGGCTTGGCGCTTTCAGCCAAGCTGCGTTAGAGTATCCGTCGGCCCTTCCGCCAGGGAGGACGACCGTGGTCGCGGGGTGTGGCGCAGTTTGGTAGCGCGCTTCGTTCGGGACGAAGAGGTCGCAGGTTCAAATCCTGTCACCCCGACCATCTGGTTCTTCACTCCTGACAGCGATCGTCAGAGCGTATCTCCTCCACCACCGGGCTAGGCTGTCGGGGTGTTGACCCTCATCTCCCCCGCCAAGTCGCTGGACCTTGAGAGCCCCGCTCCCAGGAACCCATCCACTGAGCCCCGACTGCTCGACGAGACTGCCAAGCTCGCAGCGATCATGGCCAAGAAAACGGTTTCTGACCTGCGCACCCTCATGGGGGTCTCCGAAGAGATCGCCACCCTCAACGTCGAGCGCTACCGTGCCTTCCAGCCTGGCACCCCCGACAACGCGCGTCCCGCTGGCGTCACCTTCGACGGAGCCGTCTATCGAGGCATGGACCCGCAGTCCTTCGACACCCGGGACTGGACCGAAGCCCAGAAAACCGTGCGCATTCTGTCGGGTCTCTACGGCGTCCTGCGTCCCCTCGACCTCATCCAGCCTTACCGCCTCGAGATGGGCACCGCCCTGCGCACCGAGCGCGGCAACACCCTGGTCAGCTGGTGGAAGGATCAGATCCGCGATCTGGTCGCCGCTGATCTTGAGGACTCCCCCGGCCCGAAGGTCATCGTCAACCTGGCCTCGGCCGAGTACTTCCAGGCTGTCGAGGGAATCGACGCCACGATCATCTCCCCGCGCTTCGAGTCACGGGATCGTCAGGGCCGTTGGAAGGTCATATCGTTCACCGCCAAGACGGCGCGCGGCCTCATGGCGGGATGGATGATCCGTAACCGTGTTCGCACGGTCAAGGCGCTCACCGACTTTCACGACGGGTGGGAGTACTGCGCTGACGTCTCCTCCTCGGATATCCCCGTCTTCCGCAAGCTCGACTGATTCGGGGCCTGACACAGCGGCTGTGCCGGGCGGATACCCCGCTGACGACGCGCGACACCCGCCACCCCAGGGATCACCAAGGTGGCGGGTGTCGCGTTCAGGGACCGGACCGATGCCAGGGATCAGTCGGCATGTCGATCAGCAATGGCACACTCTTCACTGCCGATCGGGTCCAGGTCGACCTGCATCATCAGCGAGTCAATGAATCACCTCCAGTCCCACCTCGTTGCATGTCGTTCATTCCGGAATACGCGCCGTGCGCGATCCCGAGGTCTTACTTCTTGCCGTAGCGGCGGTTGAACTTCTCGACACGTCCAGCGGTGTCAACGATCTTGGCCTTGCCCGTGTAGAAGGGATGGCTGGCCGAGGTGATGTCGACGTCGATGACCGGGTAGGTGTTTCCGTCCTCCCACTCGATCTGTTTGGAACTGGTGGCAGTGGACCTGGTCAAGAAGGCCATGTCCGCCGAGATGTCACGGAAGACCACGGGGTGGTAGTCGGGGTGAATGCCTTGCTTCATCGGTGTCCTTCCGGCCTGGGCGTCTGTCTGTTCAAGCGACGAGTTCGCATCTCGTCGACAACAGTATATGATAATGGTTCTCATCTGCAAACAACGACAGGAGATGCCCATGTCACGACGCTGCCAGGTCCGCGGCACCAAGCCAGGATTCGGTAACAACGTCTCGCACTCCCAACGCCACACGAAACGTCGCTGGAACCCAAACATCCAGAAGAAGCGCTACTGGGTGCCGTCGTTGGGTAGGAAAGTCACCCTGACCCTGACCCCCAAGGCGATGAAGGAAATTGATCGTCGTGGCGTCGACGTCGTCGTCGCCGAGATGCTCGCTCGAGGAGAGAAGATCTGATGGCCAAGAAATCCACACAGCTACGCCCCATCATCAAGCTGCGGTCGACAGCTGGAACCGGTTACACCTACGTCACCCGCAAGAACCGACGCAACACCCCGGATCGTCTCGTCCTCAAGAAGTTCGACCCCATCGTGCGTCGTCACGTCGAGTTCAAGGAGACCCGCTGATGGCCAAGAAGTCCAAGATCGCCGCCCAGAAGAAGCGCGAGAAGTTGGTCGCCCAGTACGCCGAACGACGCGCCGAACTCAAGGCCATCATCACGTCTCCTACCGCCTCATTGGACGAACGCATGGAGGCATCGCGTAGACTATCCACCCTGCCGCGCGATTCATCCCCCGTGCGGCTGCGTAACCGTGACCAAGTCGACGGACGTCCTCGTGGCTATGTCGGCAAGGCCGGTGTGTCCCGTATCCGTTTCCGTGAGATGGCCCACCGCGGCGAACTCCCCGGAATCACGAAGTCAAGCTGGTGAGACCATGGCAGTACCGAAGCGAAAGAAGTCCCGTTCGACCACGCGTCATAGGCGGGCCCAGTGGAAGACCACGCCAACACAGTTGGTTGAGATCCGCGTTGAGGGCAAGGTCCTGCGGGTCCCGCGAAATCTGGTCAAGGCCTACCACTCTGGGCTGATCGACGCCGAGAACTGAGTCCTCGCGGGTTCAGCGCTGCGGTGTGGCCGGTCAGGTCCCTCGAACAGCGTTGATCCCGTAGGGTTGTCGTCATGAACAAGCCCGAAGTGACCCTGCCCGATTCCGCCCCTGACGACCTCGTCATCGAGGACATCACGGTCGGCGACGGCCCCGAGGCCTCCGCCGGCAACCTCGTCGAGGTGCATTACGTCGGGGTGGCCCTCAGCAATGGCCGTGAGTTCGATGCCTCGTGGAACCGTGGAGAACCGCTGACCTTCCAACTGGGAGCCGGCCAGGTGATCCCCGGATGGGATGAGGGTGTTCAGGGCATGAAGGTCGGTGGACGACGCAAGCTCGTCATCCCCCACCACCTCGCCTACGGTTCGCAGGGTATTCCCGGCGTGATCGCTGGCGGTGAGACGCTGGTCTTCGTCTGCGACCTTGTCAACGTCATCTGACGACATTCGACCAGGCCATCTGAGGTGACCCCGGATCAAGCAATCGCTCGCGCCCGGACTCTCGTCGAGTCCGGGCGTCGTTGCATCCTCGGACTGTGTGGCGAACCGGGTGCTGGCAAGACGACCCTGTCCCATCTTCTCGGGAAGGAGCTGGGACAGACCTGCGCCGTCGTCCCCATGGACGGGTTCCACCTTGCCCAGGCCGAGATCGAGCGACGCGGCCGCGCCGACCGCAAGGGGGCTCCCGACACCTTTGACGGCTGGGGTTTCCTGTCCTTGGTGCGACGTCTGGCCGCCGCCGACGAGCCGGTGGTCTATGCACCGATGTACCAACACGGGTGCGGCGAGCCCATCGCCGGGGCCATCCCGATACCGCGCGAGGTGCCGCTCGTCATCGTTGAAGGTAATTACCTCCTGCTGGCCGAGGAGCCGTGGTGCCTGTTGGCGCCGCTGTTCACCCAGACCTGGTACGTCGAGGTCGATCCTCAGCTACGGATGCAGCGACTCATTTCTCGGCATGTGGCCGCAGGAAAGCCACCCGAAGACGCCGCGACCTGGGCCAATGGCCCCGACGAACGCAATGCCGCGCTGATTCGAACGACGAAAACCCGTGCCGATGATGTCGTCCTGATGAACTGACGACGACCTCTCACCCTGCGCACCACCCGTGGTGATACCGTCGAGATGTCTCACTGGCGAGACGATCCACGGCGATCACAC
The genomic region above belongs to Cutibacterium equinum and contains:
- a CDS encoding ribbon-helix-helix domain-containing protein, with translation MTTQIAVRLPDELVRFLDQSVADGIVTSRAEMVSRAVEREMRHQAAVADAAILTTDGPRDDLDELVAWAATNAFLED
- a CDS encoding FKBP-type peptidyl-prolyl cis-trans isomerase produces the protein MNKPEVTLPDSAPDDLVIEDITVGDGPEASAGNLVEVHYVGVALSNGREFDASWNRGEPLTFQLGAGQVIPGWDEGVQGMKVGGRRKLVIPHHLAYGSQGIPGVIAGGETLVFVCDLVNVI
- a CDS encoding type II toxin-antitoxin system PemK/MazF family toxin, translating into MTKVTVAPITSTLKGLSSEVPLDTRNGVDHACAASLDNVMTIPVSLLGRTVGFLRPEQEHDLAVAMVLAYDLEISILGN
- the rpmG gene encoding 50S ribosomal protein L33, translated to MAKKSTQLRPIIKLRSTAGTGYTYVTRKNRRNTPDRLVLKKFDPIVRRHVEFKETR
- a CDS encoding YaaA family protein, translated to MLTLISPAKSLDLESPAPRNPSTEPRLLDETAKLAAIMAKKTVSDLRTLMGVSEEIATLNVERYRAFQPGTPDNARPAGVTFDGAVYRGMDPQSFDTRDWTEAQKTVRILSGLYGVLRPLDLIQPYRLEMGTALRTERGNTLVSWWKDQIRDLVAADLEDSPGPKVIVNLASAEYFQAVEGIDATIISPRFESRDRQGRWKVISFTAKTARGLMAGWMIRNRVRTVKALTDFHDGWEYCADVSSSDIPVFRKLD
- the rpmB gene encoding 50S ribosomal protein L28; its protein translation is MSRRCQVRGTKPGFGNNVSHSQRHTKRRWNPNIQKKRYWVPSLGRKVTLTLTPKAMKEIDRRGVDVVVAEMLARGEKI
- the rpmF gene encoding 50S ribosomal protein L32 encodes the protein MAVPKRKKSRSTTRHRRAQWKTTPTQLVEIRVEGKVLRVPRNLVKAYHSGLIDAEN
- a CDS encoding metallophosphoesterase; this translates as MKTWVKAAAGMVGLGLSGLTYGVVEAHRFVVRHLEVPVLKPGSSLLRVLHVSDFHALARQKDKRQFIRGLADLEPDLVIDTGDNFCSADSLQPLLDDMAGLLERPGAFVFGSNDYLAPSFTNPFTYLLRGRSRAPEKPVPELPHEQLRQAFTSAGWLDLNDKSGTLEVEGHRLAFRGTDDAHHHRDHYEKVAGPADGEASLNIGVTHAPYLKILDAMIGDGMDIVFAGHTHGGQVCLPVKGAIITNCDLDTDRVKGLSQHSSGGRTGWLHVSAGVGSSPYAPYRTFCRPEVTLLTLVPRS
- a CDS encoding nucleoside/nucleotide kinase family protein is translated as MTPDQAIARARTLVESGRRCILGLCGEPGAGKTTLSHLLGKELGQTCAVVPMDGFHLAQAEIERRGRADRKGAPDTFDGWGFLSLVRRLAAADEPVVYAPMYQHGCGEPIAGAIPIPREVPLVIVEGNYLLLAEEPWCLLAPLFTQTWYVEVDPQLRMQRLISRHVAAGKPPEDAATWANGPDERNAALIRTTKTRADDVVLMN
- a CDS encoding type B 50S ribosomal protein L31, producing MKQGIHPDYHPVVFRDISADMAFLTRSTATSSKQIEWEDGNTYPVIDVDITSASHPFYTGKAKIVDTAGRVEKFNRRYGKK
- a CDS encoding transglycosylase domain-containing protein, which gives rise to MSEPSRILGAMRSDRHGKLYPLAMFGIVSILAGLLAAGFVVPVAALAGGGLKMVADSMEELPAELMSTPQAQKSHILMADGSVLATFYDENREYVPLSKISKQMQTAQVAIEDNRFFSHGAIDLKGTSRAFVTNVAGSARQGGSTLTQQYVKQIRIEAAVAAGNEAGVQAAQEPTITRKVQELRYAVAMEKKLSKEQILERYLNIAYYGDGAYGVEAAARHYFGTTAANLDLPQSAMLAGLVQNPVAYDPVNHPEAAMNRRNIVLGRMAQLNLISTDEARKAEAVVFDKSKVVYPKNGCISSKYPFICDYAYRTLLTMPSLGKNPSERAKMVKRGGLTIQTSIDPKVQDAAQKAVSDVVGPRDPVLAGTAIVQPGTGLLMAMAQSRPVMGAKSGQTYYNYLVPASMGGATGFQAGSTFKAFTMAAALAKGIPISKHYTASSPMDFTGEKFTNCKGTFKSGPFRVRNSTGHSWNIGLREAAAWSVNTYFVQLEQDVGMCEVTKMAKNSGVKLSSGKDVVTTFQNVPSFTLGTAFVSPLSMASAYATFASRGVQCDPIILKSVKSRNGSAIKVPTGNCKRVMSQKVADGVNSVLSDVMDATGRHATIPGGFPQAGKTGTTDDHEAAWFDGYTPHAAGVAMVAADLGNPYFRGDKARSIKGIRTSTGVHLNGSGGSDAGKIYRAAMAGALKDKPPTKFHSPTAELRYGKLVAIPNTDGMSYSEAKEAIRKAGFRTRMWHVWDDTEPGTYLGSDPDDKARSGETIALKVSKGPEPEPERTFAPRSRSQDQPGTPDSNPPGSQVNPPDAQNPSGAQNPPGAQNPPRPKPGPRRGGDQQNPPGLTRPR
- the rpsN gene encoding 30S ribosomal protein S14; translation: MAKKSKIAAQKKREKLVAQYAERRAELKAIITSPTASLDERMEASRRLSTLPRDSSPVRLRNRDQVDGRPRGYVGKAGVSRIRFREMAHRGELPGITKSSW